Below is a window of Plasmodium sp. gorilla clade G2 genome assembly, chromosome: 14 DNA.
CTAGATGTACAGCTTTTCGTTTTGCccctttaaaaaaagaatatatgaaaaataaagcTCTCGATATAGCAAAATCTGAGAATGTAAATTTAACTGAAGGAGGAATAGATAGTCTTATACGTGTAGGACATGGAGATATGAGAAGAATTTTAAATTGTTTACAAGTAGTATCCTTAAGTCATAAAAATCTTATTATTGatgaaaatgttatattatcaaCATTAGATATCCCATTACCTAGTGAAACCAAGAAAATATTAGAATATTTTACAAAGGGATCTATAAAAGAATCATACGAATTTGTTAGTAATTTACAATATGATAAAGGATATTCAATAAAAGATATTATGATGTGTTTATATGAATCAGTTTTAACATATGATTTCCCTGATTCCGCATTTTGTCTTCTACTTAAAAATTTTGGAGAAATAGAAGAAAGATGTTCATCTGGAGCTAGCGAACAAATTACTTTATCTGCTTTAATTAGTGCATTCGTAGAATTTCGAACAGAACTTTtcaaattaaaatatgatatgagcaacatataaattatataataaaaggatacataaatatatgtatatatatatatatatatatatatatatatatcaatgtTGTCTTAATTAATTATCCGATGGAAAAACTGTAATCATAAAAcagtttaatttttttcttcttttttattttaatttttatacatttttgttttaactcatatatatatatatatataaacacataatatatatattaaaaggtgctttataaaaaatatataaaaaaaaaaaatcatttatacatatatatatatatatatatatatataatattttctaaaaATTAAATCGAACTTTAAggaatattaatatatatatgataaaaatatatgtacaaataaaaattattttttttattaaataatatatattaaaatatataccttAAAGGTAtttaaacattttataatGAAGGAagctatatattatatatatatatatatatatatatatactttttttttattcgtTAATCTATTATTTGTCTATTATAATAtgagaaataataatttataaataaatatatataggaatatatgtaattttctttaaacatttaaataaataccTTATgagataaatttaaaaataatatatatatatatttatttatttacatgaATGTATGACCCTCTTATCAATTTATATGCtaaagtaaaataaaatataaagaaatgaaataataatgtaagtttattcatttatatattaacatttaaaatttcttaaaaatagataaaaaataagtgATCAAAATTTAAACGgtacaaaaatataagattAAGGGaatcaatatataattttatgtgTACATGAAATAgtgtaaaaagaaaaaaaaaaaaaatatatatatatatatatatatatatatatataaattcatatcGATTACACAgctattatatttatatatattttgtgaaagaaaaataaaagaaataataatatggtaattttaaaaaatttgaatcttttaaataaataaatatatatatacatttatatttaatcttCCATTTAAGTGGTAATTATATCATGTACAtttgtttaaatataataagagAATAATAGGAAGGTGTATtctttatttgaatatatataatccataatatatatatatatatatatatatatatatatatattaatttattttattttttgaaaagtGAAAATATGAAGGATATAAAACAGGCAGATGTAAAACATTATCTAGAAACTTATTACACAGATAACAGTATAGGGGATGATTTGAAAGAGGCCTTTGATTATATTGAAAGAAATAAACATAAGAACAATTTCcataaattatttgaagATTATTTAGAAGATTATAATAAGaagttattaaaaaatggtACCTTGTTAAGAGATCATGTAGTTTATGAATATGAAAGAGTAAAACAATATAACAGTGAATTAATTGAAACAGAAGGAAgaaattgtaataataaatatcattattatattaattatgtgAATAGTATAAATgagaattataaatttttaggTCTTGACACTAATGTAATATGTGATTGTATAAATAAGAagatatcattatttttagaattatttttaatatattctaagaaattaaatttaaatatagaaattGAACCAATATTAAATATGAGTGAAGATGAATCTTATATATTTGGGCGTATATATACAGAAaatgatatgaatataagtgaatcaaatataatattagaaGGGAATATGAAATGGAATAATGGTGATAAAGCtcaattattaaatttgaCTGATATGagaaatatatgtttttttttaggtCAAATATTAGCTATAAAAggtaaaaaagaaataaatcaatttagtataaaatattatgttagTAATGTATATGCTGGATTACCAACACATTTAAAAGTACAGATAGATAAAGAATTTGtattaaaacattttaataCAAAAGAAATAGAAGAAGATAGTAAAACgcatgaaaatatattacatttatataataatgaaaatattcatataatgatatgtaatggatatatat
It encodes the following:
- a CDS encoding replication factor C3, putative translates to MTEVEQQRGSELTPWVEKYRPNVLNDIISHEQVISTIKRFVQKGELPHLLLHGPPGTGKTSTILAVCKELYGDKRSSFVLELNASDDRGINVIRDQIKTFAESKNHYTTCEKTTLKLIILDEADHMTYPAQNAMRRIMENYAKNVRFCLLCNYVNKITPAIQSRCTAFRFAPLKKEYMKNKALDIAKSENVNLTEGGIDSLIRVGHGDMRRILNCLQVVSLSHKNLIIDENVILSTLDIPLPSETKKILEYFTKGSIKESYEFVSNLQYDKGYSIKDIMMCLYESVLTYDFPDSAFCLLLKNFGEIEERCSSGASEQITLSALISAFVEFRTELFKLKYDMSNI
- a CDS encoding DNA polymerase alpha subunit, putative, with protein sequence MKDIKQADVKHYLETYYTDNSIGDDLKEAFDYIERNKHKNNFHKLFEDYLEDYNKKLLKNGTLLRDHVVYEYERVKQYNSELIETEGRNCNNKYHYYINYVNSINENYKFLGLDTNVICDCINKKISLFLELFLIYSKKLNLNIEIEPILNMSEDESYIFGRIYTENDMNISESNIILEGNMKWNNGDKAQLLNLTDMRNICFFLGQILAIKGKKEINQFSIKYYVSNVYAGLPTHLKVQIDKEFVLKHFNTKEIEEDSKTHENILHLYNNENIHIMICNGYIYNDNNYSEHLDNFLKVVNEKLPHVVLIFGPFLYIRNFSETIQKIGDINIIYENLFKKITKFAKNEILEKTHFFIIPSIYDSINIYPLPQPPFYYENSNFNSPNVHFLSNPSYIYINELKIALTSCDIVYNLTRNLLCRPSELKLFYLFEQILRQLSLFPSYPSEYNIEITKFKNLLFQPNRLPDLFIYPSFTNEKSYIKEVHKKLFICPYSIDVNKAQPGNFFSNIYILPPSQTNELSKRVILENVFICNNKINTV